One window from the genome of Paenibacillus azoreducens encodes:
- a CDS encoding pyroglutamyl-peptidase I gives MKILITAFEPFGGDTINPTERLLADIGKEDIAGAEIHTLLLPVVFDECADKLLAAVEAIRPDAVICCGLASGRTAITPEQIAINLKEVPKESSVADNNGNRPYEERINPDGPDGLFSLLPVRKMVDGMKEQGVPASISYSAGTFICNNTMYALLDYIRTNQLPMIGGFVHFPASEEMSAAKPSLPSLSHETMLKGLKVMIHTLIKG, from the coding sequence ATGAAGATATTGATCACTGCATTTGAGCCATTTGGGGGCGATACGATTAATCCGACGGAGAGGCTGCTGGCAGACATCGGGAAAGAAGATATTGCCGGGGCTGAGATTCATACATTGCTGCTGCCGGTCGTTTTTGACGAATGCGCGGACAAGCTGCTTGCGGCGGTGGAAGCGATCCGGCCGGATGCCGTCATCTGCTGTGGGCTTGCTTCCGGACGAACTGCGATTACGCCGGAACAAATCGCGATTAATTTGAAAGAGGTACCAAAAGAATCCAGTGTTGCTGATAATAACGGGAATCGTCCCTATGAAGAGCGCATTAATCCGGACGGTCCTGACGGTTTGTTCAGCCTGCTGCCAGTGCGCAAGATGGTCGACGGCATGAAGGAACAAGGCGTCCCGGCTTCGATCTCTTATTCGGCAGGGACATTTATTTGCAATAATACGATGTATGCTCTTCTAGATTACATCCGCACCAATCAGCTTCCGATGATCGGCGGTTTCGTCCACTTCCCAGCTTCGGAAGAGATGTCTGCAGCCAAACCAAGTCTGCCTTCCTTGTCGCATGAGACTATGCTGAAGGGCTTGAAGGTTATGATACATACACTAATCAAAGGATAA
- a CDS encoding LamB/YcsF family protein codes for MLRVDLNCDMGESFGRYRLGADADLLNEITSANIACGFHAGDPSVMRNTVRMAVRKGVSIGAHPGLPDLAGFGRRRMEVTAGEVYDMVTYQIGALQAFVKQEGTALRHVKPHGALYNMAAVERPLAEAVAEAVYKTDAALVLYGLAGSELIAAGRARGLRTAAEVFADRTYMEDGTLMPRGMPGAVIGDPEQAVKQVLQMVKEGTVTTASGRTIAIAADTVCIHGDGEHALSFAQMLRAALEKEDITLCAF; via the coding sequence ATGCTGCGGGTGGATTTGAATTGTGATATGGGGGAAAGCTTTGGGCGCTACCGGCTTGGGGCCGATGCAGACCTGTTAAATGAAATTACATCCGCGAATATTGCGTGCGGTTTCCATGCCGGCGATCCTTCTGTGATGAGAAACACGGTCCGGATGGCAGTCCGCAAAGGCGTATCCATTGGCGCCCATCCGGGTCTGCCCGATTTGGCGGGTTTTGGCCGGCGGCGGATGGAGGTTACAGCCGGGGAAGTTTATGACATGGTCACGTACCAGATCGGGGCGCTGCAGGCTTTTGTGAAGCAGGAAGGGACAGCCCTGAGACATGTGAAGCCGCATGGCGCGCTTTATAATATGGCAGCGGTGGAAAGACCGCTGGCAGAGGCCGTTGCGGAGGCTGTATACAAGACGGATGCAGCCCTTGTTTTATATGGGCTTGCCGGAAGCGAGCTGATCGCCGCAGGCAGAGCCAGAGGGCTGCGCACTGCAGCGGAGGTGTTTGCGGACCGGACTTATATGGAGGACGGGACGCTGATGCCACGGGGGATGCCGGGGGCGGTAATCGGCGATCCGGAACAGGCGGTGAAGCAAGTGCTTCAAATGGTCAAGGAAGGGACGGTAACTACGGCCAGCGGCAGAACCATCGCCATCGCCGCGGATACGGTATGCATTCACGGCGACGGCGAGCATGCTCTTTCTTTTGCACAAATGCTGAGAGCTGCGCTTGAAAAGGAAGATATAACGCTGTGTGCTTTTTAG